A part of Candidatus Binatia bacterium genomic DNA contains:
- a CDS encoding type Z 30S ribosomal protein S14, giving the protein MAKTSLVVKQKRPQKYRVRNYTRCNRCGRPRAVFRKFGLCRICLRDLAHQGAIPGMTKSSW; this is encoded by the coding sequence GTGGCAAAGACGAGCCTCGTCGTCAAGCAGAAGCGTCCGCAGAAGTACCGGGTGCGCAACTACACGCGCTGCAACCGGTGCGGCCGGCCGCGCGCGGTATTCCGCAAGTTCGGGCTCTGCCGCATCTGCCTGCGCGACCTCGCCCATCAGGGCGCGATCCCCGGCATGACGAAATCGAGCTGGT